The DNA sequence TTTGTTTGCAGCCTTTCGCTAATGGCTCAAAATGATTTAAGCAAAATGTTTGACGAACCAGTTCAGGCTAAAGAGCATATTCCGGTAACTGCAACCTTTAAGTCGCCGCAAATCATCAACGGGCAATCCAATGAAACAATGCACAAACACGATTTGCTTTTTGTGGTGATGCACCGGTTTGGTGACATTGCAGGAAGCTACGGGGGAATGCAAACCTTTTATGGACTGGATAATTCTTCAGATATCCTTATTGGTTTTGATTATGGTATTTCCGATCGGTGGAGTTTTGGCATCGGAAGAACCAAAGGCGCGCCGAATGGTACGAATACCAGCCAGAAGCAATTGTTCTATTTGAAAACCAAGTATAGGCTATTGAGGCAATCAATTGATAATAGCATACCTTTTTCGGTAACTTTATTCGGTAACAGTGTTACCTCGGGAATGGACAGGCTGAACCTGATTACCTCCGACGCTGATTTTCAAAAATTCTCCGACCGGATGAGCTCTGTTACGCAGGTCATTATTGCCCGGAAATTCAACGATAACTTCTCACTTGCCTTGTTGCCAACTTATGTCCGGAGGAATTATGTATCCTATATGGACATGAATAACCTTTACGGGCTGGGAATTGGCGGACGGCTGAAAGTGACGCACCGGATGACTGTTGTTGCCGATTATTTTTTGAGTTTCAGAAGTCAGGAGAGCAAAGATTATTTCCTTCAGCAAAGTGGATTCAGGTTTTACAATCCTCTTGGAATTGGCCTTGAAATGGAAACAGGCGGACATGTCTTTAATTTCATTTTTACCAATTCAACTGCTATTCTGGAGAATCAGTTCATCCCAAGTACAAGCAGTACCTGGACCAAAGGAGGTTTTCGCTGGGGTTTCAGCATCAGCCGTACCTTCACCCTGTCAAAAAAGTCCGGCTCATAACATTTTAAGTTCGCGTCAGGTTTCATTAGAAATGAAAGGGAAAATTTACTGTTAATCTGAACAAAGCCATAGATAATATCGTTAATGCCTTCAACATGATATAGTTGTTACCGGAATGGTTGAACGTGAATTACAGCAGATTATCGATGGTTGCATAGAACAAGACCGGCATAGCCAGGAATTGTTGTATAAAAAGCTTTATGGTTTTGCCATGAAAATTTGTTTGCGATACACTGAGAACAGGTATGAAGCTGCCGATGTTTTGAATGAAGGCTTTTTTAAAGCCTTTACCAACATGGAGAAATACGATAAAAACTGGCCATTTAAAACATGGCTGAGTAAAATCATGCACAATGCTTCGATCGATTATTACCGGACAAACTTTAAATGGAGCCAGCTGGTTGGAATAGAAAAGTCGGATACAAAAATAAGTGAGGCGGCCGTTGAGCATAAACTTGACTACGAGGATTTACTCTCCCTGATTCAACGTCTTCCTCCGGCATACAGGCTCGTATTTAATTTGTATGCGGTTGATGGCTATTCTCACGAAGAAATAGCTGAGATGACTGGAATCACGGCCAGTACTTCCAGATCAAATCTCTACAAGGCGCGTGTCAAGTTGCAACAGATGTTATCCGTATCACAGTCGGTAGTTATTTTGTTGATGCTGAAATGGAGAAAGGCTGCCCTGAACAAATTAACGCAAACTGATTTATGAAAAATTCATCAAGATCATAATGAACAGGAACATCGAAGATATTGACCAGTTATTTCGCGAGGGATTGAATCCTGAAGATGATCGTTTGGCTTACCAGGAGGCTGACTGGCTGGAACTAAAGAAGCGACTTGACAGGAATGCCCAAAAGCGACGCGGAGTTTTCTGGTTAATCCGGTTAAGCGGTGTTGCCGCGTTAATTCTCCTGTTCTTTGCCATTCGTACGCTTTTGCCTGAAAGCCAAAATCGAATCGTTCAGCAGGCCGAAGTTCAACAAAATGAT is a window from the Aquipluma nitroreducens genome containing:
- a CDS encoding RNA polymerase sigma factor, whose product is MVERELQQIIDGCIEQDRHSQELLYKKLYGFAMKICLRYTENRYEAADVLNEGFFKAFTNMEKYDKNWPFKTWLSKIMHNASIDYYRTNFKWSQLVGIEKSDTKISEAAVEHKLDYEDLLSLIQRLPPAYRLVFNLYAVDGYSHEEIAEMTGITASTSRSNLYKARVKLQQMLSVSQSVVILLMLKWRKAALNKLTQTDL
- a CDS encoding DUF5777 family beta-barrel protein, which produces MRTFPLLILFVFVCSLSLMAQNDLSKMFDEPVQAKEHIPVTATFKSPQIINGQSNETMHKHDLLFVVMHRFGDIAGSYGGMQTFYGLDNSSDILIGFDYGISDRWSFGIGRTKGAPNGTNTSQKQLFYLKTKYRLLRQSIDNSIPFSVTLFGNSVTSGMDRLNLITSDADFQKFSDRMSSVTQVIIARKFNDNFSLALLPTYVRRNYVSYMDMNNLYGLGIGGRLKVTHRMTVVADYFLSFRSQESKDYFLQQSGFRFYNPLGIGLEMETGGHVFNFIFTNSTAILENQFIPSTSSTWTKGGFRWGFSISRTFTLSKKSGS